The following are encoded in a window of Pirellulales bacterium genomic DNA:
- a CDS encoding DUF1592 domain-containing protein, with product MAHAHSHSTSKFRFAFAVLATANLLFIFQIANTLAQNAPAAEEAAAGQVAAIQQRFQTQIQPLIQKHCLRCHNLDKMKSGIRVDHLDGSLEGRRAFLWKAIREQLTDETMPPEDEPQPTADERQLLAGWIDDALVMVRSRKQAKNGSVRRLTVSQYRNTLRDLLAIEDDLTEVLPPDAVSKEGFLNNGRTMLLSPLLVEAYFSIAEKALDRSIVDEASPPEIQNFRMDLGEKINPEPCPDKLILGALSHLLKNDDFKVAQLQPTKPFAYQPFVMRSKYRFIEGYQGNDTVRGWREYDSIYHAVFACMRGSDGYPKGLAYQTVPEGLLLRPAIPSDELFQVDSTYGPKANFKISLRELPDLGRFRVTIKAAKYDDGLLLDPGAASSDASSPGAVAVEDLTQPQTVAIESAGIYQVDAQLKTNGAESMEGRAPPPGAAVTGEGARASMKPQVLTLSLGQRRFSGTLHQPAFLLVRLPAGPLAVAAEYGGKPAPLRILFTPLEETHELARRFAIFENRSPRIGVHLGLRRDCGSTLAPVGDAQTAASSELKDYVFEGAIANFPSPDVEKDNVNYLAGIREIGVRSEYTDGRDMPRLLVRSVDFEGPFYDAWPPATHGNIFIDSEHKSEPAVYAGEILRSFATRAFRRPVSEQEQAALFAVWQDSFARTNEFRQSVKDALLVALTSPQFLFLIENSKSPEAEPLDPFELASKLSYFLWNTTPDERLLSLAAAGRLHDSLDAETERMIQDPRFDQFAREFASQWLNLDKLDVVETDRQRYPRLTRHAKTHLRQEPVEFLAHLVRHNLPLKNLVQSDFIVADEVVASYYGLADRTERGFEFVEIKHEHANLGGVLAQAGILAGLSDGREANPVKRGAWLARKIIAEPPDDPPPNVPVLPQDDGAQLTLRQKLERHRNQEGCAKCHSGIDPWGLPLEQFDAGGLFKSGQAVDARSTLPDGTEIADARGLREYLAEERLDQVAFSFLKHLAGYAAGRSLSYQELEFLKEEGLKSKPAGYRLQDLIRFVVQSELFLEK from the coding sequence ATGGCCCACGCACATTCGCATTCAACGTCGAAGTTCCGTTTCGCTTTTGCCGTGCTGGCGACGGCGAACCTGCTCTTTATCTTTCAGATCGCAAACACGCTGGCCCAAAACGCACCCGCGGCCGAAGAAGCTGCCGCCGGCCAGGTCGCCGCCATCCAGCAGCGGTTTCAAACGCAAATCCAGCCGCTGATCCAAAAACACTGCCTGCGCTGCCACAACCTCGACAAGATGAAGTCGGGCATTCGCGTCGATCACCTGGACGGCTCGCTGGAAGGCCGGCGAGCGTTCCTTTGGAAAGCGATTCGCGAGCAACTGACCGACGAAACGATGCCGCCCGAGGACGAACCCCAGCCGACCGCCGACGAGCGGCAACTGCTCGCGGGCTGGATCGACGACGCGCTGGTCATGGTCCGCTCGCGCAAGCAGGCCAAGAACGGTTCCGTGCGGCGGCTAACCGTCTCGCAATATCGCAACACGCTGCGAGATCTTTTGGCAATCGAAGACGATTTGACCGAAGTGCTGCCGCCCGACGCGGTCTCCAAAGAAGGGTTCTTGAATAACGGCCGGACGATGTTGCTCTCGCCGTTGTTGGTCGAAGCTTATTTCAGCATCGCGGAGAAGGCCCTTGATCGCTCGATCGTCGACGAGGCCTCGCCGCCCGAGATTCAAAACTTCCGCATGGATCTGGGGGAGAAAATCAACCCCGAGCCGTGTCCCGACAAGTTGATCCTCGGCGCCCTCAGCCATCTGCTCAAGAACGACGACTTCAAAGTCGCTCAGTTGCAACCCACGAAGCCGTTCGCGTACCAGCCGTTCGTGATGCGAAGCAAGTACCGCTTCATCGAAGGCTATCAGGGCAACGACACGGTGCGCGGCTGGCGCGAGTACGACAGCATTTATCACGCAGTCTTCGCCTGCATGCGCGGCTCGGACGGCTATCCCAAAGGCCTGGCGTATCAGACGGTTCCCGAGGGCCTGTTGCTGCGGCCGGCGATTCCCAGCGACGAGTTGTTTCAGGTCGACAGCACTTACGGGCCGAAGGCCAACTTCAAAATCTCGCTCCGCGAGCTGCCCGATCTGGGCCGGTTTCGCGTGACGATCAAGGCCGCCAAATATGACGACGGCCTGCTGCTCGATCCCGGCGCCGCCAGCAGCGATGCGTCGTCGCCCGGGGCTGTCGCGGTCGAAGATCTCACGCAGCCGCAAACGGTCGCGATCGAATCGGCGGGCATCTATCAGGTCGATGCGCAATTGAAGACGAACGGCGCCGAATCAATGGAGGGCCGGGCGCCCCCGCCCGGCGCGGCAGTCACGGGCGAGGGCGCCCGTGCCTCCATGAAGCCGCAGGTCCTGACGCTCAGCCTGGGCCAGCGGCGCTTTTCCGGAACGCTTCATCAACCGGCGTTTCTGCTCGTCCGATTACCGGCCGGTCCGCTGGCTGTGGCCGCTGAATACGGCGGCAAGCCGGCGCCGTTGCGCATCCTCTTCACGCCCTTGGAGGAAACGCACGAGCTGGCCCGACGCTTCGCGATCTTCGAAAACCGCTCGCCGCGAATCGGCGTTCATCTCGGCTTGCGGCGCGATTGCGGCAGCACGCTCGCGCCGGTCGGCGATGCGCAAACGGCGGCGTCCTCGGAGCTGAAGGACTACGTGTTCGAAGGCGCCATCGCCAACTTTCCCAGCCCCGACGTGGAGAAAGACAACGTCAACTACCTGGCCGGCATCCGCGAAATCGGCGTCCGTAGCGAATACACCGACGGCCGCGACATGCCGCGGTTGCTCGTCCGTTCCGTGGACTTCGAAGGGCCGTTCTATGACGCCTGGCCGCCGGCCACGCACGGCAACATCTTTATTGACTCGGAACACAAATCCGAGCCGGCCGTCTACGCGGGCGAAATCCTGCGTTCGTTCGCCACGCGGGCCTTCCGCCGGCCAGTCTCAGAGCAGGAACAAGCGGCGCTGTTCGCCGTGTGGCAAGATTCGTTCGCGCGGACGAACGAATTCCGGCAAAGCGTCAAAGACGCGCTGCTGGTCGCGCTGACTTCACCGCAATTCCTGTTCCTGATCGAAAACAGCAAGAGCCCCGAGGCAGAGCCTCTCGACCCGTTCGAGTTGGCCTCGAAACTCTCTTATTTCCTCTGGAACACGACGCCCGACGAGCGGCTGCTGTCGCTGGCCGCAGCCGGGCGGTTGCACGATTCGCTCGACGCCGAGACCGAACGCATGATCCAGGACCCGCGGTTCGACCAGTTCGCCCGCGAGTTCGCTTCGCAGTGGCTGAACCTCGACAAGCTCGACGTCGTCGAGACCGATCGCCAGCGTTATCCGAGGCTGACCCGCCACGCCAAGACGCACTTGCGGCAAGAGCCGGTGGAGTTTCTCGCGCATCTCGTGCGTCACAATCTCCCGCTTAAAAACCTCGTGCAATCCGACTTCATCGTGGCCGACGAGGTCGTCGCCAGCTACTACGGCCTGGCCGATCGCACCGAGCGCGGCTTCGAGTTCGTGGAGATCAAACACGAGCATGCGAACCTGGGCGGCGTGCTGGCCCAGGCCGGAATTCTCGCGGGACTGTCGGACGGCCGGGAAGCGAACCCCGTCAAACGCGGCGCCTGGCTGGCGCGGAAGATCATCGCCGAGCCGCCCGACGATCCGCCGCCCAACGTGCCCGTTCTGCCGCAGGACGACGGCGCGCAGCTCACGCTCCGCCAGAAGCTCGAACGGCATCGTAATCAGGAAGGCTGCGCCAAGTGTCATTCAGGCATCGACCCCTGGGGGCTGCCGTTGGAGCAGTTCGACGCCGGCGGGCTGTTCAAGAGCGGGCAAGCGGTCGACGCCCGATCGACGCTGCCCGACGGCACGGAGATCGCCGACGCCCGCGGCTTGCGCGAGTACCTGGCCGAAGAGCGGCTCGATCAGGTGGCGTTCAGCTTTCTCAAGCACCTGGCCGGCTACGCCGCGGGCCGCAGCCTGAGCTACCAGGAACTTGAATTCCTCAAGGAAGAGGGGCTAAAATCAAAGCCCGCCGGTTACCGCCTGCAAGACCTCATCCGGTTCGTCGTTCAAAGCGAGTTGTTCCTGGAGAAGTAG
- a CDS encoding DUF1552 domain-containing protein, with translation MPAPAKLDRRSVLKGLAGVSLALPVLDAMGDEVAGQIPRRFCALYTANGMSLPRPQHAIDDWSWFPRAEQNGQFVFGKSTEPLAPFRNQLSFLGGLYHPSGPKADPHVCSDMWLTGAPLHNPKPGAYNSVALDQAVALYTKQYCRQPSLVLSIDAGTGFLSRTGTISYSLEGKPIPAENSPRRVFDRLFRGDRASLESRRDQLQRRIRLVDAVLESARSLDKRLGNSDREKMDQYLTSLDEVESRLTASEKWIDIPLKAQDYSHLNLDASPEGEPREYYRNMFDLIALAFDADITRSVAFMLNREDGMGISDTFPLKLGLSRTHHSLSHAEDKDGQLNFAKYDLFLSEQLAYFFARLQEFRDKSGPVLDNSIVLFGSGASTTHNPRNLPTLIAGGANMGLKHGVYWRRDETRMSNVFLSILHSLGIEQESFSDSTGVVGDSIFSRV, from the coding sequence GTGCCTGCACCCGCGAAGCTCGATCGTCGTTCCGTGCTCAAAGGCTTGGCCGGCGTTTCGTTGGCGCTGCCCGTGTTGGACGCGATGGGCGACGAGGTTGCAGGGCAGATTCCCCGGCGATTCTGCGCCCTCTACACGGCCAACGGCATGTCGCTGCCGAGGCCGCAGCACGCGATCGACGACTGGAGCTGGTTCCCGAGGGCCGAGCAGAACGGCCAGTTCGTGTTCGGCAAATCGACCGAACCGCTGGCGCCGTTTCGCAATCAATTGAGCTTCCTGGGCGGGCTGTACCACCCGAGCGGTCCCAAGGCCGACCCGCACGTCTGCTCCGACATGTGGCTCACCGGCGCCCCGCTGCACAATCCCAAGCCGGGCGCTTACAACTCGGTGGCGCTCGACCAGGCCGTCGCGCTCTACACCAAGCAATACTGCCGCCAGCCTTCGCTGGTGTTGTCGATCGACGCCGGCACAGGCTTTCTGTCGCGCACCGGCACGATTTCGTACAGCCTGGAAGGCAAGCCGATCCCGGCCGAGAACAGTCCCCGCCGGGTGTTCGATCGCCTGTTTCGCGGCGACCGGGCGTCGCTCGAATCGCGGCGCGATCAACTCCAGCGGCGCATCCGCCTGGTCGACGCCGTGCTCGAAAGCGCTCGCTCGCTCGATAAGCGGCTGGGCAACTCCGACCGCGAGAAGATGGATCAGTACCTGACCTCGCTCGACGAAGTCGAATCGCGGCTGACCGCTTCGGAGAAATGGATCGACATCCCGCTGAAAGCCCAGGACTACTCGCACCTCAATCTCGACGCCTCTCCCGAGGGCGAACCGCGCGAGTATTACCGCAACATGTTCGATTTGATCGCCTTGGCCTTCGACGCCGACATCACGCGCAGCGTGGCGTTCATGCTGAATCGCGAAGACGGCATGGGCATCAGCGATACTTTCCCGCTGAAGCTCGGCCTGAGCCGCACGCACCACAGCCTGTCGCACGCCGAGGACAAGGACGGCCAGTTGAATTTCGCCAAGTACGACTTGTTCCTGAGCGAGCAACTGGCGTACTTCTTCGCGCGACTGCAAGAGTTCCGCGATAAGAGCGGCCCGGTGCTGGACAACAGCATCGTGCTCTTCGGCAGCGGCGCCAGCACCACGCACAACCCGAGGAATCTTCCCACCCTGATCGCCGGCGGGGCGAATATGGGGCTCAAGCACGGCGTCTACTGGCGCCGCGACGAAACGCGGATGTCGAACGTGTTTCTCAGCATCCTGCACTCGCTGGGCATCGAGCAAGAGTCGTTTTCCGACAGCACGGGCGTCGTCGGCGATTCGATCTTCTCGCGCGTGTAA
- a CDS encoding FadR/GntR family transcriptional regulator gives MSRVDRVSEVVQALEDKILSGGLNPGDPLPSEREISTQLGVSRTVVREAIGRLAGLGLVRSIQGSGTRVAAPSGRQISVGYQRLLRWSDCRLEDLAAVRLPLETAIAASAAIHRTEVQLASLEETQQTLGNPAKSLKAHLKADLDFHAILAEATGNAMFHLVLAPIQELLIESRRQTLGRHGAALAHRHHADILAAVVAGDARLASQAMREHIEANFQHLRAAATSVDAVLLGDQPQGGDTIQRRVKEFP, from the coding sequence ATGTCCCGCGTCGATCGCGTGTCGGAAGTCGTCCAGGCTTTGGAAGATAAGATCCTAAGCGGCGGTCTCAATCCCGGCGATCCGCTGCCCTCGGAGCGAGAGATCAGCACGCAACTGGGGGTCAGCCGCACCGTCGTTCGCGAGGCGATCGGCCGGTTGGCCGGCCTGGGCCTGGTTCGCAGCATCCAAGGTTCGGGCACGCGGGTCGCCGCGCCGAGCGGCCGGCAGATTTCGGTCGGCTATCAGCGTTTGCTGCGCTGGTCGGATTGCCGGTTGGAAGACCTAGCCGCCGTGCGGTTGCCTTTGGAGACGGCCATCGCGGCGTCGGCGGCGATTCATCGCACCGAGGTTCAGCTCGCTTCGCTCGAAGAGACGCAGCAGACTTTGGGAAACCCGGCCAAATCGCTCAAAGCGCACCTCAAGGCCGACCTTGATTTTCACGCGATTCTCGCCGAAGCCACCGGCAACGCGATGTTCCACCTGGTGCTGGCGCCGATTCAGGAATTGCTCATCGAGAGCCGGCGGCAGACGCTGGGCCGCCACGGCGCGGCCCTCGCCCATCGTCACCACGCCGACATTCTGGCCGCCGTCGTAGCCGGCGATGCGCGGCTCGCCAGCCAGGCCATGCGAGAGCATATCGAAGCGAACTTTCAGCACTTGCGTGCAGCGGCGACGAGCGTCGATGCGGTCCTGCTCGGCGATCAGCCGCAGGGTGGCGATACCATTCAGCGGCGCGTCAAGGAATTTCCGTAG
- a CDS encoding N,N-dimethylformamidase beta subunit family domain-containing protein yields MTDRVFISFAVLLALAAMTRADEPQPVTRSLYVEGYTDQLSYAPGDTVEFHVSATAPKWSLEISRLGAKTETVFKQENLAGAAYPVPANASSHGCGWPASFTLKIPSDWRSGYYDAVLRVADGGGEFTERNRRTAESRLFFVVRSAQPGKNSKILLQLATNTYNAYNNWGGHSLYAFHARNKLQGTRVSFDRPLAGQFRTWELPFVAWAERNGIALEYAVNSDLEFRPELLKQYKLVLSVGHDEYWSTPMRDHLEAYIGAGGNVAFFSGNTCCWQVRSEAEGRQLVSYKQAFNLDPLFPSGKRRLLATLWSHHLVARPENQLTGVGFLHGGYHRSHGQYMDGAAAFTVHRPEHWVFAGSGLKAGESFGGKNTIVGYECDGCEFELQDGLPTPTHRDGTPETFAILGTCPARWHPDDALWYDRFPRDKTGAPAEGHAVMGVYTRGGSVFTVGTTDWAHGLAGDDPAVERITRNVLERFSK; encoded by the coding sequence GTGACAGATCGGGTATTCATTTCCTTCGCGGTGCTGCTGGCATTGGCCGCGATGACTCGCGCCGACGAGCCGCAGCCGGTCACGCGGTCGCTGTATGTCGAAGGCTATACGGATCAGCTCAGTTATGCGCCGGGCGACACGGTCGAGTTCCACGTCTCCGCGACGGCGCCCAAGTGGTCGCTGGAAATCTCGCGGCTGGGGGCGAAGACCGAAACGGTTTTCAAGCAGGAAAACCTAGCGGGCGCCGCCTACCCGGTTCCGGCCAATGCTTCGTCGCACGGCTGCGGCTGGCCGGCATCGTTTACGCTGAAGATTCCTTCGGATTGGCGCAGCGGCTATTACGACGCAGTGCTGCGCGTAGCCGATGGCGGCGGCGAGTTCACCGAGCGCAACCGCCGCACGGCCGAGTCACGGCTGTTTTTCGTCGTTCGTTCGGCTCAGCCGGGAAAGAATTCCAAGATTCTGTTGCAATTGGCCACGAACACGTACAACGCCTACAACAATTGGGGCGGGCATAGCCTGTACGCCTTTCACGCCCGCAACAAGCTGCAAGGCACGCGAGTTTCGTTCGATCGCCCGCTGGCCGGGCAGTTTCGCACCTGGGAGTTGCCGTTCGTGGCCTGGGCCGAGCGTAACGGCATTGCCCTCGAATACGCGGTCAACTCCGATCTCGAATTTCGCCCCGAGTTGCTCAAGCAGTATAAGCTGGTGCTCAGCGTCGGCCACGATGAATATTGGTCCACGCCGATGCGCGATCATCTGGAAGCTTATATCGGCGCGGGCGGCAACGTGGCCTTCTTCAGCGGCAACACTTGCTGCTGGCAGGTGCGCAGCGAGGCCGAGGGCCGGCAGCTTGTCAGTTACAAGCAGGCGTTCAATCTCGATCCGCTGTTTCCCAGCGGCAAGCGGCGGCTGTTGGCCACGCTTTGGAGCCATCACCTCGTAGCCCGGCCGGAGAACCAACTGACCGGCGTGGGCTTTCTGCACGGCGGCTATCATCGCAGCCACGGCCAATACATGGACGGCGCGGCGGCGTTTACCGTGCATCGCCCCGAGCATTGGGTCTTCGCCGGCTCGGGGCTGAAGGCCGGCGAAAGCTTCGGCGGCAAGAACACGATCGTGGGCTACGAGTGCGACGGCTGCGAGTTCGAGTTGCAAGACGGCTTGCCGACCCCGACGCATCGCGACGGCACGCCCGAGACGTTCGCGATTCTCGGCACATGCCCTGCCCGCTGGCATCCCGATGACGCGCTGTGGTACGACCGCTTTCCACGCGACAAAACGGGCGCCCCGGCCGAAGGCCACGCCGTGATGGGCGTCTACACGCGCGGCGGCTCCGTTTTTACCGTTGGCACGACCGACTGGGCACACGGCCTGGCCGGCGACGACCCGGCCGTCGAGCGGATCACGCGGAACGTGCTCGAGCGGTTTTCGAAGTAG
- a CDS encoding response regulator, protein MCSQTIGRPMEILLVEDGLVDARVTIAALRKGLIQHRLTLIRDGIEAMEFLRREGKFARAPRPDLILLDLCLPKKDGREVLAEVKADDSLRSIPVVVMTNSDDEEDRLQSELLGIDCFITKPVDTDKFLTVVRQLRRYLHADLILPSV, encoded by the coding sequence ATGTGTAGCCAGACGATTGGTCGCCCGATGGAGATACTGTTGGTCGAAGATGGCCTGGTCGATGCTCGCGTGACGATCGCGGCGCTCCGCAAGGGCCTGATTCAGCACCGCTTGACGCTGATCCGCGATGGCATCGAGGCGATGGAATTTCTTCGCCGAGAGGGTAAGTTTGCCAGGGCGCCCCGTCCTGACCTGATTTTGCTCGATCTCTGCCTGCCCAAGAAAGACGGCCGCGAGGTGCTGGCCGAGGTCAAGGCCGACGACTCGTTGCGATCCATTCCGGTCGTCGTGATGACCAATTCGGACGACGAAGAAGACCGCCTGCAAAGCGAATTGCTCGGCATCGATTGCTTCATCACCAAGCCGGTCGACACCGACAAGTTCTTGACGGTCGTGCGACAGCTCAGGCGGTATCTGCACGCCGACCTGATTCTGCCCTCGGTTTGA
- a CDS encoding phospholipase D family protein has protein sequence MPRWSLGAWSFGALAIVVSLARSAPADAFRLLASDHEAAQARVDLIDQATVSIETSYYWIGNDRIGAMFLSRLEAAARRGVRVRLVVDAEHNDVPLEVEALLIRSGVEIREYHPVGLRHPLWINYRMHDKTLVVDGKHLIVGSRNIREPHFGLAEINFVDRDAYLRGPTARQVQRYFECLWTCAEVAPPDLGRQPHRRRERSSLDLTKVGVRQVTGPLSPQEAARLWLEAASDVAVGCQPILGETETDWSAAGTRQTECLRFVFDPCGRKGHPRGISRQLIDLIDGARSSILFETPYFLMSSRLKRALAGAIARGVQVRVLTNSLETTDHRTLTAGFTNQKQCFLLPRGVDVWELAGDDRHLHAKSAVFDGSIAFVGSYNFDPRAEYLNTETGVIINAPEIAAWVESSIRDHMRGSYHIGSDGRDRAEGRRFPGASAGQILNMEPLRFVAPLVRRCL, from the coding sequence ATGCCGCGTTGGTCTCTCGGGGCTTGGTCGTTTGGGGCGCTGGCAATCGTCGTCTCGCTGGCGCGAAGCGCGCCGGCCGACGCGTTTCGACTACTGGCGTCCGACCACGAGGCGGCCCAGGCCCGCGTCGACCTCATCGACCAGGCGACCGTCTCGATCGAGACGTCGTATTATTGGATCGGCAACGACCGGATCGGGGCGATGTTCCTCTCGCGGCTCGAAGCGGCCGCCCGGCGCGGCGTGCGAGTGCGGTTGGTCGTCGACGCCGAACACAACGACGTGCCCCTGGAAGTCGAGGCCCTGCTGATTCGCTCGGGCGTCGAGATCAGGGAATATCACCCGGTCGGTCTGCGTCATCCGCTGTGGATCAACTACCGCATGCACGACAAGACGCTGGTCGTCGACGGCAAGCATCTGATCGTCGGCAGCCGCAATATTCGCGAACCGCATTTCGGCTTGGCCGAGATCAACTTCGTCGATCGCGACGCCTATCTGCGCGGCCCGACGGCCCGGCAGGTGCAAAGGTACTTCGAATGCCTGTGGACCTGCGCCGAAGTTGCGCCGCCCGATCTCGGTCGCCAGCCGCACCGGCGACGCGAGCGCAGCTCGCTCGATTTGACCAAAGTCGGCGTCCGCCAGGTCACCGGCCCGCTCTCGCCGCAGGAGGCGGCCCGACTTTGGCTCGAGGCGGCTAGCGACGTTGCCGTCGGCTGCCAGCCGATTCTCGGCGAGACGGAAACCGATTGGTCGGCCGCCGGCACGCGCCAGACGGAGTGCCTGCGGTTCGTCTTCGATCCGTGCGGGCGCAAGGGACATCCGCGCGGCATCAGCCGGCAACTGATCGACCTCATCGACGGCGCCCGCTCGAGCATCCTGTTCGAAACGCCCTACTTCCTGATGTCGAGCCGCTTGAAACGCGCGCTGGCCGGCGCCATCGCCCGCGGCGTGCAAGTGCGGGTATTGACCAATTCGCTGGAAACGACCGATCACCGCACGCTCACGGCCGGCTTTACCAACCAGAAACAATGCTTTCTGCTGCCGCGCGGCGTCGACGTCTGGGAGTTGGCCGGCGACGATCGTCACTTGCACGCCAAGTCGGCCGTCTTCGACGGCTCGATCGCCTTCGTCGGTTCATACAATTTCGATCCTCGCGCGGAGTATCTCAACACCGAAACGGGCGTCATCATCAATGCCCCGGAGATCGCCGCCTGGGTCGAGTCCTCGATCCGCGACCACATGCGGGGCAGTTATCACATCGGCTCGGACGGCCGCGATCGGGCCGAGGGCAGGCGCTTTCCGGGCGCCTCGGCCGGCCAGATCTTGAACATGGAGCCGTTGCGATTCGTCGCCCCGCTGGTGCGGCGGTGTCTGTAG
- a CDS encoding TetR/AcrR family transcriptional regulator, whose amino-acid sequence MPRGRPRKFDLDAALDAALLIFWRHGYEGASLAGAMGVNMPSLYAAFGNKEALFHKALDRYLEKPASYLPRALQEPTARRAAEALFRGAIDMAMNPRHPDGCLLVQGALVSGPGAESIRRQLSLTRAAAEAAVRRRFGHAIAEADLPASADAAILARYIITVIWGLSVQAAGGATRAQLSEVAEFALRAWPETSGA is encoded by the coding sequence ATGCCCCGAGGGCGGCCGAGAAAATTCGACCTCGATGCGGCACTCGATGCGGCGCTGTTGATCTTCTGGCGGCATGGCTACGAAGGCGCGTCGCTGGCCGGGGCGATGGGCGTGAATATGCCCAGTCTGTACGCCGCTTTCGGCAATAAGGAAGCCCTGTTCCACAAAGCCCTCGATCGCTATCTCGAAAAGCCGGCTTCCTACCTGCCGCGAGCCCTGCAAGAACCGACCGCACGCCGCGCTGCCGAAGCGCTGTTCCGCGGCGCGATCGACATGGCCATGAACCCGCGCCACCCCGACGGCTGTTTGCTCGTACAGGGGGCGCTGGTCTCGGGACCCGGCGCCGAGTCGATTCGGCGGCAACTCAGCCTGACTCGGGCTGCGGCCGAGGCCGCGGTCCGCCGCCGCTTCGGGCACGCGATCGCCGAGGCCGACCTGCCGGCAAGCGCCGATGCCGCGATCCTGGCTCGCTACATCATTACCGTGATCTGGGGCCTTTCGGTGCAGGCCGCCGGCGGCGCCACCCGCGCTCAACTGAGCGAAGTCGCCGAGTTCGCACTGCGCGCCTGGCCGGAAACGTCCGGCGCGTAA
- a CDS encoding iron-sulfur cluster assembly accessory protein, with product MAVALSEKAANEVKRIMQEQKFDEDTVLRVGVAGGGCSGFQYSLGFDKTYDEKVDSKYDYHGVTVVVDKKSALYLDGTTVDFYEGLEKRGFTFDNPNAVKSCGCGSSFQA from the coding sequence ATGGCAGTGGCATTGAGCGAAAAGGCCGCCAACGAAGTCAAGCGGATCATGCAGGAACAGAAGTTCGACGAGGACACGGTCCTGCGCGTCGGCGTGGCGGGCGGCGGCTGCAGCGGCTTTCAATACAGCCTCGGCTTCGACAAGACCTACGATGAAAAGGTCGACAGCAAGTACGACTATCACGGCGTGACGGTGGTCGTCGACAAGAAGAGCGCGCTGTATCTCGACGGCACGACGGTCGACTTCTACGAAGGCCTGGAGAAGCGCGGCTTCACCTTCGACAACCCCAACGCGGTCAAGAGCTGCGGCTGCGGCAGTTCGTTCCAGGCCTGA
- a CDS encoding aminotransferase class V-fold PLP-dependent enzyme has protein sequence MPADRVYMDNHATTRVDPRVVEAMLPFFSQRYGNARSVSHAWGWEAKDAVDESRQSIAAAIGAEPREIVFTSGATESNNLALRGVAERGKRKGDHFISLATEHKAVLDPLERLGRRGFEVTLLPVAPVGEACAGLVDTGRVAAAIRDDTALVSVMLANNEIGVIQPLAEIGAICRQRGVLLHCDATQAVGKLPVDVTELQIDLMSFSAHKIYGPKGVGALYVRRRSPPVRLQPQIDGGGQEGGLRSGTLNVPGIAGFAKALELCLAELPAEATRLAELRDRLCAGLLKALEGVSLNGPALSDRSRRLPGNLNLSFAHVDGEALMMSMKRLAVSSGSACTSADPEPSHVLRALGLSEDLTRASLRFGLGRFNTADDVEFAIEAVSQAVVRLRKLSSLA, from the coding sequence ATGCCCGCCGATCGCGTTTACATGGACAACCACGCCACCACGCGCGTCGATCCGCGCGTGGTCGAGGCGATGCTGCCGTTTTTCAGCCAGCGCTACGGCAACGCCCGCAGCGTGAGCCATGCCTGGGGCTGGGAGGCCAAGGACGCCGTCGACGAGTCGCGGCAGTCGATCGCCGCGGCCATCGGCGCCGAGCCGCGCGAGATCGTGTTCACCAGCGGCGCGACCGAGAGCAACAATCTCGCGTTGCGCGGCGTCGCCGAACGCGGCAAGCGCAAAGGCGATCATTTCATCAGCCTCGCGACCGAGCACAAAGCCGTGCTCGATCCGCTGGAGCGTCTCGGCCGCCGCGGCTTCGAAGTCACGCTCTTGCCGGTGGCGCCGGTCGGCGAAGCTTGCGCGGGGCTTGTCGACACGGGGCGAGTGGCCGCCGCCATCCGCGACGACACCGCGCTGGTCTCGGTGATGCTGGCCAACAACGAGATCGGCGTCATCCAGCCGCTGGCCGAAATCGGCGCCATCTGCCGCCAGCGGGGAGTACTATTGCACTGCGACGCCACGCAAGCCGTCGGAAAACTGCCCGTCGACGTGACGGAATTGCAGATCGATTTGATGAGCTTCTCGGCCCACAAGATATACGGCCCCAAGGGGGTCGGGGCGTTGTACGTCCGGCGCCGCAGTCCGCCCGTCCGTTTGCAGCCGCAGATCGACGGCGGCGGCCAGGAAGGGGGGCTGCGCAGCGGCACGCTCAACGTGCCGGGCATCGCGGGCTTCGCCAAGGCGCTGGAACTTTGCCTCGCGGAACTGCCTGCAGAGGCGACGCGGCTGGCGGAGCTGCGCGATCGGCTTTGCGCCGGGTTGTTGAAAGCCCTCGAAGGAGTGTCGCTCAACGGGCCGGCCCTTTCCGACCGCAGCCGGCGCTTGCCCGGCAATTTGAACCTCAGTTTCGCCCACGTCGACGGCGAGGCCTTGATGATGAGCATGAAGCGGCTGGCGGTCAGCTCCGGCAGCGCCTGCACGTCGGCCGACCCGGAGCCCAGCCATGTGCTGCGGGCCTTGGGTCTTAGCGAAGATCTGACGCGGGCCAGCTTGCGCTTCGGCTTGGGCCGGTTCAATACGGCCGACGACGTCGAGTTTGCCATCGAGGCGGTCAGCCAGGCGGTCGTCCGGCTGCGCAAGCTGAGCAGCCTGGCCTGA